The genomic stretch TCGCCTGATGCCGCCGATGTGTCGTGTAAGACAGATGCTCCAGGCTATTGAGATAGTCTTCCAACACCCCACGAGAAAGCAGCTCCACTGGTAAATGTCCCTGCTGCTGCAGCAACGGTAAGAGGCTCAGCTCATAGGACTTCAGCGTGCTGGCCGCGTAGCCCGGACGGGCGAGAAACTCTGTCGCAACTGTTGCTAAAACTAACCTCGACATTGTGCCGATAATATACTCTGCAAAAAGATAATAATGTACTTTAGCAATGTTGTTTTCTAGCTCATTAATAATGGCATCAGAATTGGCGACCTGTACGCCCCACCCCGAAGAAACCCTCAACAATTATGTCCGCCGTCTCCGTCAGCAACGAAGCTGGACTCAAGTTCAACTGAGTGAAGCTGCAGGTGTTCATCGCCAAACGATTGGAAAGATTGAAAGTGGTGATAGTCAGCGGCTCAATCGGCGCGTCAGAAAAGGATTAGCGCTGGCCTTGAGTATTCCACTGGAGTACTTGGAAGCAGTCTGTGACGGCGCGGATGTTCCTTCGGTTGTCCGTCTCAAATTTTGCCCACAATGTTGGGTGCCCGGAACAGCACCAGAGTCCATGTGGACAGATCCAAGGAGCCACTACTGCTTTGGTTGTGGCACTGAGCTGACCCATCGCTGTCAGCAGTGCAAAGAGCCAATTTTGTCGCTGCAGTTCCGGTTCTGTCCCTACTGCGGAAACTCATACAAGCCAGCAGCATCACCGTAAATGCCCGTTCGTTTTCTGAGTGTCGCTGAGCGAACTCACCGGAGCCAGTTCCCAGAAGACATCTCTGAGTCAGATCTGATTCAATACTTCACGCTCACTCCAGAAGATCTCAAGCAGGTCAATCGCAAACGTCAGCCTGATAACCAACTGGGCTTTGCTCTGCAGCTTTGCGGACTTCGGTACATGGGCTTTTGCCCTGATGACCTGCAGCAGACACCGACAGAAATTGTCGTTTTTGTGAGCCACCAGCTTGAGATTGAAGCGGAGGTGCTATCGACCTACGGCCAGCGGTCCCAAACCCGAAGCAAACACTTTCAGCAGGTCCAGAAGCATTTGGGGTTTCGAACGCCTGATCCCATCGATCTCAAGCGACTATCAAAGTGGCTGGTTAATCGAGCCTTAGAGCACGACAAGCCTTCACTTCTCTTCCAGCTCGCAGCCGAAAAGCTCTTCAAGGACAAGCTTGTTCGTCCAGGTGTCACTGTTCTAGAGCGGATGGTCGGCACCGTGCGGAATCGGGCCATGAAAGAGACTCATAAACGGCTTAAGCCATTACTGACGCTTCCGGTCAGGCGATTTCTCAATCAACTGTTGGAGCATGAGTCTCAAATCCATGCCGTTCGTTTTTCTTGGCTGCGACGGCCGGCCATCAGCAATTCACCTAAAGCAATTCTCACAGCAATAGACAAGATCCGTTTCCTGCGAGACAACCAAGTCCATCTATGGGATGTCTCCATGCTCAATCCCAATCGTCTCAAATTCCTAGCCCGACTCGCAAAGAAGAGCAGCGTTCAAGGTCTGAAGCGAATGCCCGCAGGAAAGCGTTATCCCTTGCTGGTCGCGTTTGCTCAACAGTTGTTGATTGAGGCCACTGATGAGGCGGCAGATCTTTTCATTCAGTGTTTATCAGATACCCATGCTAGAGCGAGGAACGATCTCAAAGCATTCCGGCAAAAGGAAGCGGTGGCGATCAATGAAAAGGTAAGACTGCTTAAACAGGTGGGAGGTGTGGTGCTAGATCCACAGGTGGATGATCCCAAGGTGCGATCTGACATTTTTGAGCAGATCACTCCAGAGGAGTTGGAAGCAGCCATCACAGACTGCAACCGCTTAGTGCGCCCTACTCAAGACGAGTCCTATGACTACTTCGCAGCACGGTACAGCTACATTCGCCGGTTTGCTCCAGAATTTTTAGAGACGTTTTCATTCCGCTCCAATAGAGAAAACGATCCGTTGCTGGAGGCGATCGCCGTTTTGGAGAAACTCAATACGACGGGCAAACGACACGTTCCTCAATCAGCACCGATGGCTTTTGTGAGTGCACCTTGGAAATCCTACATCCGAGATGAAGAGGGGAAAATACAGCGGCGTTATTACGAGATGTGCGTACTTTGGGAACTCCGTAATGCTCTGCGCTCAGGCAATCTGTGGATGGAAGGCTCACGTAGATATGCAGACCCAGAAAGCTACCTGATCCCCAAGGAGCAGTGGCCATCAATGCGAACTGAGTTTTGCCAGATGATGTCGCTGCCAGAGCAGGGAAAACGACAATTAAAAGACTTGAATCAGCAGCTTGATGCTGAAATGACGAAGTTTATGGAGACCCTCAAAGACAATCCTAATGTCCGTTTAGAGGATGACCGTGTTGTTCTCTCCCCCCTGGAAGCTCAAGAACAGTCCAAGCGGCAAAAGAAGCTGAAGGCTTTGGTCAATCAATGTCTGCCAAAAATAGACCTGACGGATCTGTTGATTGAGGTGGATTTGCTGACGGGCTTCAGTGACCATCTAGTTCATGCCGGTGGCCATCAAACCCGCTCACGAGAGACCAAACGGTATCTGTATGCAGCATTACTGTCACAGGCTTGCAATTTGGGTCCGCAGGCAATGGCACGAGGGGCTGATTTATCCTATGAACGCTTGCTGTGGCACAACAACTGGTTCCTTGATGAAAGCACGCTCACGAAGGCGACGACTGAATTAGTGAACTATCATCACAAGCTACCGTTGGCTAAATCTTGGGGCGGTGGAACACTCTCTTCCTCTGATGGTCAGCGCTTTCCGGTTACGGTAAAAAACACTCAATCGGTGGCCTTGCCCAAGTATTTTGGTTACGGAAAGGGTGTCACGTTTTACACCTGGCTCTCAGATCAGTTTTCGCAGTACGGCACTAAGGTCATTCCTTCGACTCGTCGAGATGCACCCTATGTCTTCGATGGAATCAAAGACAATGAAACGGAGCTTAAGATCCTAG from Acaryochloris thomasi RCC1774 encodes the following:
- a CDS encoding double zinc ribbon domain-containing protein — encoded protein: MASELATCTPHPEETLNNYVRRLRQQRSWTQVQLSEAAGVHRQTIGKIESGDSQRLNRRVRKGLALALSIPLEYLEAVCDGADVPSVVRLKFCPQCWVPGTAPESMWTDPRSHYCFGCGTELTHRCQQCKEPILSLQFRFCPYCGNSYKPAASP
- a CDS encoding Tn3 family transposase gives rise to the protein MPVRFLSVAERTHRSQFPEDISESDLIQYFTLTPEDLKQVNRKRQPDNQLGFALQLCGLRYMGFCPDDLQQTPTEIVVFVSHQLEIEAEVLSTYGQRSQTRSKHFQQVQKHLGFRTPDPIDLKRLSKWLVNRALEHDKPSLLFQLAAEKLFKDKLVRPGVTVLERMVGTVRNRAMKETHKRLKPLLTLPVRRFLNQLLEHESQIHAVRFSWLRRPAISNSPKAILTAIDKIRFLRDNQVHLWDVSMLNPNRLKFLARLAKKSSVQGLKRMPAGKRYPLLVAFAQQLLIEATDEAADLFIQCLSDTHARARNDLKAFRQKEAVAINEKVRLLKQVGGVVLDPQVDDPKVRSDIFEQITPEELEAAITDCNRLVRPTQDESYDYFAARYSYIRRFAPEFLETFSFRSNRENDPLLEAIAVLEKLNTTGKRHVPQSAPMAFVSAPWKSYIRDEEGKIQRRYYEMCVLWELRNALRSGNLWMEGSRRYADPESYLIPKEQWPSMRTEFCQMMSLPEQGKRQLKDLNQQLDAEMTKFMETLKDNPNVRLEDDRVVLSPLEAQEQSKRQKKLKALVNQCLPKIDLTDLLIEVDLLTGFSDHLVHAGGHQTRSRETKRYLYAALLSQACNLGPQAMARGADLSYERLLWHNNWFLDESTLTKATTELVNYHHKLPLAKSWGGGTLSSSDGQRFPVTVKNTQSVALPKYFGYGKGVTFYTWLSDQFSQYGTKVIPSTRRDAPYVFDGIKDNETELKILEHTTDTAGFTEVVFAFFNLCGLQFSPRIRDLGKQRLYRFKTKPDTLIKPLFERRIKSKRIVDPWDEMLRVAASLQHGYVTSSLLMSKLSSFPEPNRLLQAFQEYGRLVKTIYILRYYNSLDHRRRVKRQLNKGEAVQGLRRFLVVARQGELRQRYQEGLENQASCLTLVTNAVVIWNTVYLQAALDYIEKQGYEVTEEDRARFSPARYGHINPHGKIIFDIEKTQALKGLRPLGGIKKAKHG